The proteins below come from a single Mycobacterium parmense genomic window:
- a CDS encoding sterol carrier family protein translates to MPARQKVDPAKTRQAVLAVADWLRDESLPTPDREGLAAAVRLTARTLAAVAPGRSVEVRVPPFAAVQCIPGPAHARGTPPNVVETDPRTWLLLATGMCSPAEARSAGALSLSGSRAGEIGHWLPLVDLRQI, encoded by the coding sequence ATGCCCGCACGCCAGAAGGTCGATCCGGCGAAGACCCGGCAGGCGGTGCTGGCCGTCGCGGACTGGCTGCGTGACGAATCCCTGCCGACGCCCGACCGCGAGGGCCTGGCGGCGGCCGTGCGGCTCACCGCCCGCACCCTGGCCGCCGTGGCGCCCGGACGCAGCGTCGAGGTGCGCGTCCCGCCGTTCGCCGCGGTGCAGTGCATCCCCGGGCCCGCCCACGCCCGCGGCACGCCACCCAACGTCGTCGAAACCGACCCGCGGACCTGGCTGCTGCTCGCCACCGGGATGTGCTCGCCCGCGGAGGCGCGAAGCGCGGGCGCGCTGAGCCTTTCCGGCTCGCGGGCCGGTGAGATCGGACACTGGCTGCCCCTGGTCGACCTGCGGCAAATATAA